One window of Microtus pennsylvanicus isolate mMicPen1 chromosome X, mMicPen1.hap1, whole genome shotgun sequence genomic DNA carries:
- the LOC142841787 gene encoding claudin-34-like, with protein MLNTYNRQMGGFVLTTVACLLCCMSLSLPQWRVWYYEDPMISKPTRAFVGMWKACVFHKGNNPSKTRICHQYNYRDPFIPLYIQINQHLLLVAIFFGLFGKITTIIALWILCVESVWRNVTCKLFRLSGILKIIASSLLFLAVLINYISIMHKWGVAFPPSFNMPSDPDTQKVGSAMVLAFVAAIFFLISGKICLPSNSAMLKTPHSKI; from the coding sequence ATGTTGAATACATACAATCGCCAAATGGGAGGTTTTGTTTTGACCACAGTGGCCTGTCTACTTTGCTGCATGTCTTTGAGCCTTCCTCAGTGGCGAGTGTGGTACTATGAAGACCCTATGATTTCCAAGCCTACAAGGGCTTTTGTGGGCATGTGGAAAGCCTGTGTTTTCCACAAAGGCAACAACCCCAGCAAAACGCGAATATGTCACCAATACAACTACCGTGACCCCTTCATTCCACTGTATATTCAAATAAACCAGCACCTGCTGCTGGTGGCTATCTTTTTTGGGCTGTTTGGGAAAATCACTACCATTATTGCTCTTTGGATTCTGTGTGTGGAAAGCGTGTGGAGGAATGTCACTTGCAAACTATTCAGACTTTCAGGAATTCTGAAGATCATTGCTAGCAGCTTACTTTTCCTGGCTGTTTTGATCAATTACATATCCATCATGCATAAGTGGGGGGTTGCCTTTCCACCATCCTTTAATATGCCTTCTGATCCAGACACTCAGAAGGTTGGTAGTGCCATGGTTTTGGCATTTGTAGCTGCAATTTTCTTTCTAATAAGTGGCAAAATTTGCCTTCCTTCAAATTCAGCCATGCTCAAGACACCccattctaaaatttaa